The Microcoleus sp. FACHB-831 genome has a window encoding:
- a CDS encoding ABC transporter ATP-binding protein has protein sequence MTYLRLEGITKRFGNFIANDNISMSVSRGSIHAILGENGAGKTTLMNILCGLYQPDAGQIYLENKPVKISSPGGAIAHGIGMIHQHFMLVPQLSVTENIILGLGLDLRLNLPDKNRAIASMSRSYNLDVDPNAKVGDLPVGVQQRVEILKALYRQAQLLILDEPTAVLTPPEAKVLAAILRQLAKDGRTIIFISHKLEEVMNLCDTVTVLRRGAVVATTKTADTNRQELARLMVGRDVLLKLDKSPRESGEVVLEVNKLRVLDERKLPVVKDLSFQLRSGEILGVAGVDGNGQRELADAIAGLRPVAAGIIRKSPLKTGETKTIGYIPEDRQKMGLVMGFSIARNLILKAFKFIPFCRNWILQYGVINERAKTAIQNFDIRAENPSIKVSQLSGGNQQKVVLARELSGEPTLIVAMQPTRGLDVGATEYVQQRLLAERDRGAAILYISTELEEVMAMSDRIAVMYEGQFLDILDAATATVEQVGYLMTGGKLSATTPN, from the coding sequence ATGACATATTTACGTCTTGAAGGTATTACTAAGCGTTTTGGCAACTTTATTGCCAATGACAATATTAGTATGAGCGTTAGTCGCGGTAGCATCCATGCGATCTTGGGTGAAAATGGCGCGGGTAAAACTACATTAATGAATATTTTATGCGGACTTTATCAGCCAGATGCGGGTCAAATTTATTTAGAAAATAAGCCTGTAAAAATTTCATCTCCAGGTGGGGCGATCGCGCATGGTATTGGCATGATTCATCAGCATTTTATGCTAGTGCCGCAACTGTCGGTGACAGAAAATATTATACTTGGATTGGGTTTAGATTTGCGGCTGAATTTACCAGATAAAAATAGAGCGATCGCATCTATGTCTCGCTCCTACAATCTTGATGTAGATCCTAACGCTAAAGTCGGAGATTTACCCGTAGGAGTTCAGCAAAGAGTAGAGATTCTCAAAGCACTTTACCGCCAAGCACAACTGTTAATATTAGATGAACCTACAGCCGTCCTCACTCCCCCAGAAGCAAAAGTTTTAGCTGCTATATTGCGGCAACTTGCGAAAGATGGACGCACAATTATTTTTATCAGTCACAAGCTAGAAGAGGTAATGAATCTCTGCGATACAGTCACCGTTTTGCGACGCGGTGCAGTAGTGGCGACAACAAAAACAGCCGATACAAATCGTCAAGAATTAGCACGATTGATGGTAGGTAGAGACGTGTTGCTGAAGCTGGATAAATCTCCTCGTGAGTCTGGGGAAGTAGTACTGGAAGTCAACAAATTACGAGTGCTTGATGAAAGAAAACTTCCAGTTGTAAAAGATTTATCTTTTCAACTTCGTTCAGGCGAGATTTTGGGTGTAGCGGGTGTTGATGGTAACGGACAGCGAGAATTAGCAGATGCGATCGCGGGGTTGCGTCCTGTAGCTGCGGGGATAATTCGCAAATCCCCCTTAAAAACAGGGGAGACAAAAACGATAGGTTATATTCCAGAGGATAGGCAAAAAATGGGTTTAGTGATGGGGTTTAGTATTGCTAGGAATCTAATCCTCAAAGCTTTTAAATTTATCCCATTTTGCCGTAACTGGATTTTACAGTATGGGGTAATTAACGAGCGTGCAAAGACAGCGATACAAAACTTTGATATTCGCGCCGAAAATCCATCTATTAAAGTTAGTCAATTGTCGGGTGGAAATCAACAAAAAGTAGTTTTAGCGCGAGAACTTTCTGGCGAACCTACTTTAATTGTAGCGATGCAACCTACACGCGGTTTAGATGTGGGTGCGACAGAATACGTGCAGCAACGCTTGTTAGCTGAACGAGATAGAGGTGCGGCAATTTTGTATATTTCTACTGAATTAGAAGAAGTGATGGCAATGAGCGATCGCATTGCTGTAATGTACGAAGGTCAATTCCTTGATATCCTGGATGCAGCCACCGCCACTGTAGAACAAGTCGGTTACTTGATGACAGGTGGTAAACTCTCAGCAACCACGCCAAATTAA
- a CDS encoding AtzE family amidohydrolase, which translates to MDLQQADAVAIAAAIKAGEISAKAVCTEFLEKIAAAKHLNCFTAVTAETAIASAEKIDNAIAQGNDPGILAGVPFAVKNLFDIAGLTTLAGSKINAENPPATKDATAVARLKQAGAILVGALNMDEYAYGFVTENSHYGATLNPRDTTRVAGGSSGGSAAAIAAGLVPITLGSDTNGSIRVPAALCGIFGLKPTYGRLSRSGAVLFSSSFDHIGPFARSVRDIATVFDVLQGADSTDPVCTNRHPVETRSLLSLQDVEGLRIAVADGYFAKGAEPEALEAVAKVARALKDPPNPPYQGGLGGIATVTIPEPHRARAAAYIITAAEGANLHRKNLRSRPQDFDPATRDRFLAGALIPAEWYIQAQRFRQWYRDRVREIFRDVDIILAPTTPCVAPLLGQEKMVIAGEEVLVRPNLGLFTQPLSFIGLPVISVPVQRPNALPLGVQIIAAPYNEALILQVAAFLEAQGIVTSPVADIG; encoded by the coding sequence ATGGACTTACAACAAGCCGACGCGGTTGCTATTGCTGCTGCGATTAAAGCGGGTGAAATTAGCGCCAAAGCTGTTTGTACTGAGTTTTTAGAAAAAATTGCTGCGGCAAAGCATCTCAATTGTTTTACTGCTGTAACCGCAGAGACGGCGATCGCATCTGCTGAGAAAATAGATAACGCGATCGCGCAAGGCAACGATCCTGGCATCTTGGCTGGCGTCCCATTTGCAGTTAAAAATTTATTCGATATCGCTGGTTTAACTACCCTAGCGGGTTCAAAAATCAACGCCGAAAATCCGCCAGCAACTAAAGATGCAACTGCTGTAGCCAGACTCAAACAAGCAGGCGCCATCCTAGTCGGTGCGCTGAATATGGACGAGTACGCCTACGGCTTCGTTACCGAAAACAGCCACTACGGTGCTACACTCAACCCCCGCGACACAACGAGGGTTGCTGGTGGTTCCTCTGGGGGTTCTGCTGCGGCGATCGCGGCTGGATTAGTGCCTATTACTCTCGGTTCCGACACTAACGGTTCGATCCGCGTACCCGCCGCGCTGTGCGGGATCTTTGGCTTAAAGCCTACCTATGGTCGTTTATCACGATCCGGCGCTGTATTATTTTCCAGCAGCTTTGACCATATCGGGCCTTTTGCTCGTTCCGTGCGAGATATTGCCACAGTTTTTGATGTCCTTCAGGGTGCGGATTCTACAGATCCAGTTTGTACCAATCGTCACCCAGTAGAGACGCGATCGCTCCTATCTCTACAAGATGTTGAGGGATTGAGAATTGCTGTTGCTGATGGCTATTTTGCTAAGGGTGCAGAACCTGAAGCTTTGGAAGCAGTAGCAAAAGTTGCTCGTGCTTTAAAAGATCCCCCCAACCCCCCTTACCAAGGGGGGCTAGGGGGGATCGCGACTGTAACGATACCGGAACCGCACAGGGCAAGGGCGGCGGCTTATATAATTACAGCGGCTGAAGGTGCTAATTTACACAGGAAAAATTTGCGATCGCGCCCCCAAGATTTTGACCCGGCGACACGCGATCGCTTCCTGGCTGGTGCGCTAATTCCGGCAGAGTGGTATATTCAAGCACAAAGGTTTAGGCAGTGGTATCGCGATCGCGTCCGGGAAATTTTCCGCGATGTTGATATAATTCTTGCCCCTACGACTCCCTGCGTTGCGCCCCTGCTTGGACAAGAGAAGATGGTCATAGCTGGCGAAGAGGTGCTAGTACGTCCAAACCTGGGACTCTTCACGCAACCCCTTTCCTTCATTGGTTTACCCGTCATCTCAGTCCCCGTTCAGCGTCCCAATGCCTTGCCACTGGGGGTGCAAATAATTGCCGCACCTTATAATGAAGCGTTAATTTTACAAGTGGCGGCATTCCTGGAAGCGCAAGGAATAGTTACATCCCCAGTTGCTGATATAGGTTAA
- a CDS encoding FAD-binding oxidoreductase: MKNYDWIVIGGGITGAALGYELAKKDFSVLLLEQQNIRENATRYSYGGLAYWSGTTGLTRQLCDEGIARHRILSEELDSDTEFRELDLLLTIPTQDNPEEVAASYARFAIKPRLVSVEEACEIEPLLNKDAIAGALVYRHGHIQPEKTAEGYVKAFRRAGGEIKIERVIELLREGTKIQGVKTATETYRAANTVVCAGGFSRALLKASGIPMRVYFTHAEMIETPPVDLKLRSLVMPADTTRFQLEAEASTDKVDALWDEPGNEPVPPILDAGAIQFKDGSLRIGQISRVLTDPNAKVDASESEANLRAAIGKILPALGNLSGNWHECLVAFSSDRLPLVGAIANMEGVYIFSGFSNPLVFVPSIAQRFASWAAGQQDEIIAQLSPQR, translated from the coding sequence ATGAAAAACTACGATTGGATTGTCATTGGCGGCGGAATTACGGGCGCGGCGCTGGGTTATGAACTAGCAAAAAAAGACTTTTCGGTTCTATTATTAGAACAACAAAACATAAGGGAAAATGCTACGCGCTATAGTTATGGGGGACTTGCCTATTGGTCAGGTACAACAGGCTTAACGCGACAGCTTTGTGATGAGGGAATTGCACGCCACCGAATTTTATCTGAGGAATTAGACAGCGATACCGAGTTCCGGGAATTGGATTTATTATTGACTATTCCAACTCAAGATAATCCAGAGGAAGTAGCAGCTAGTTACGCTCGTTTTGCAATTAAGCCTCGGCTAGTCAGCGTTGAGGAAGCTTGTGAGATAGAACCGCTGCTGAATAAGGATGCGATCGCGGGTGCTTTAGTTTATCGTCACGGTCATATTCAACCAGAAAAAACAGCAGAAGGATACGTTAAAGCGTTCCGCCGTGCTGGAGGCGAAATTAAAATCGAGCGCGTAATTGAATTGTTACGTGAAGGTACAAAAATTCAAGGAGTAAAAACAGCGACGGAAACATATCGCGCAGCCAATACTGTTGTTTGTGCTGGTGGTTTCAGCCGCGCTTTACTTAAGGCATCTGGCATTCCCATGAGGGTGTATTTTACCCATGCTGAAATGATAGAAACTCCACCAGTAGATCTTAAGTTGCGATCGCTAGTGATGCCAGCCGATACGACACGCTTTCAACTAGAAGCCGAGGCAAGTACAGATAAAGTTGATGCGTTATGGGATGAGCCAGGTAATGAGCCAGTTCCGCCGATTTTAGATGCTGGTGCAATACAGTTTAAAGACGGCAGTTTACGCATCGGTCAAATTAGCCGAGTTCTCACCGACCCTAATGCTAAAGTAGATGCGAGTGAAAGTGAAGCCAATCTTCGCGCCGCAATAGGAAAAATCTTACCTGCGCTAGGGAATTTATCAGGAAATTGGCACGAATGCTTAGTTGCTTTTAGTAGCGATCGCCTTCCGCTTGTTGGAGCGATCGCTAACATGGAAGGAGTATATATATTCTCTGGATTCTCTAATCCGTTGGTCTTCGTTCCATCCATAGCCCAGCGCTTTGCGAGTTGGGCAGCAGGGCAACAAGACGAGATTATAGCTCAACTTTCTCCACAACGTTAG
- a CDS encoding BMP family protein, giving the protein MSRNYHRREFLLYGSAALATSLLLKACGSSPTSTTPTTGNTATTASGSPAPQAAKNFKVAIVLPGIITDKAWNQVGYEGVTTAKSKLGVETAYVEKVAQADQAEALSDFARRGYNLIYAHGGQFDAAIQQVAAQFPKTFFVGVNGAVKGANMASLRIDHLQASYVCGIIGASMTKSNKLAYLAAQSFQATDEELRGFELGAKSVKPDIKVTPSYTGDWNDAAKAKEATQALISSGVDVIYQWLDNASPAVLQTAASEGVFAFGNTADQLDVAPKAVLTSAVKRIDLAIAYLVDLAMQGNLKGDIYTIGFEKPEILYLGKFGAMVSKDVQAKALQTKDAILAKKVTFEACKDAGKDTRCVKQA; this is encoded by the coding sequence ATGTCTCGAAACTATCATAGACGTGAATTTCTGCTTTATGGATCGGCTGCCCTCGCTACAAGTTTACTGCTGAAAGCTTGCGGTAGCAGTCCGACTTCCACAACACCCACGACAGGCAACACTGCAACAACAGCGTCGGGAAGTCCTGCGCCCCAAGCTGCCAAAAATTTCAAGGTAGCAATTGTCCTACCGGGGATTATTACCGATAAAGCTTGGAACCAGGTTGGCTATGAAGGGGTGACAACAGCTAAAAGTAAGCTGGGAGTTGAAACTGCTTATGTCGAGAAGGTAGCGCAAGCAGATCAGGCAGAAGCTTTATCAGACTTTGCGCGTAGAGGATATAACTTAATATATGCTCACGGCGGCCAATTTGACGCAGCAATTCAGCAGGTGGCGGCGCAATTTCCCAAGACGTTTTTTGTGGGTGTCAATGGTGCGGTGAAAGGTGCGAATATGGCATCTTTGCGGATAGATCACCTGCAAGCAAGTTATGTCTGCGGCATCATTGGCGCTTCCATGACAAAATCAAATAAATTGGCTTATTTAGCGGCTCAATCTTTTCAAGCAACAGATGAAGAATTACGGGGATTTGAGTTAGGTGCTAAGTCGGTAAAACCTGATATTAAGGTTACGCCTAGTTATACTGGCGACTGGAATGATGCAGCTAAAGCAAAAGAAGCGACGCAAGCCTTGATTTCTTCTGGCGTAGATGTGATTTACCAGTGGCTTGATAATGCTTCTCCTGCTGTGTTGCAAACGGCTGCATCTGAGGGTGTTTTCGCTTTTGGCAACACGGCAGATCAGTTGGATGTTGCACCCAAAGCGGTTTTAACCAGTGCGGTGAAACGGATTGACTTAGCGATCGCATATTTAGTAGATCTAGCTATGCAAGGCAATCTTAAAGGTGATATTTACACGATTGGCTTTGAAAAACCAGAGATCCTTTATCTTGGAAAATTTGGCGCAATGGTTTCCAAAGACGTGCAAGCAAAGGCGCTGCAAACTAAAGATGCAATATTAGCTAAAAAAGTCACGTTTGAAGCTTGCAAAGATGCGGGAAAAGATACAAGGTGCGTGAAGCAAGCCTAA
- a CDS encoding DUF1816 domain-containing protein: MAEVAMQIKNVINSFFKGIFKNSTFAWWVKIDTANPPCVYYFGPFDSSKEARLTQDGYIEDLEEEKSKIVSVEIKYCKPKELTICQEEV, translated from the coding sequence ATGGCAGAGGTGGCAATGCAAATAAAAAATGTAATTAACAGTTTTTTTAAGGGCATTTTTAAAAACTCAACTTTTGCTTGGTGGGTAAAGATTGATACTGCTAATCCCCCTTGTGTTTACTACTTTGGCCCTTTTGATAGTTCCAAAGAAGCTAGGCTTACTCAAGATGGCTATATTGAGGATTTAGAAGAGGAAAAAAGCAAAATAGTTAGCGTTGAAATTAAATATTGCAAGCCAAAAGAGCTAACTATTTGTCAGGAAGAAGTCTAA
- a CDS encoding orange carotenoid protein N-terminal domain-containing protein produces the protein MTYTIESAQGIFPGTQVANVVPATTEAFDKLSVDDQLALLWFAYTEMGISITRAATGAARMVLAEGLLAQIKQMPPAAQTKVMEDLANHADTPISRSYSSFSVNTKLGFWYELGELMAQGVVAPIPPGYQMTPEAAAVLETIKKLDPGQQITVLRNTVVNMGFDPALNDYAKPEDPLMTPTDLASRAKVSIDGISAPTVLNYIQNMNAFDFEAAVDLFAEKGALQPPFQKPIVGREAISAYMREECQGLKMMPQKGVSENIEDGYTQHKVTGKVETPWFGASVGMNIAWRFLLDPQGKIFFVAVDLLASPKELLNLTRQ, from the coding sequence ATGACTTATACGATTGAGTCCGCACAAGGGATTTTCCCTGGAACTCAGGTTGCTAATGTAGTTCCAGCTACCACGGAAGCTTTCGATAAGCTCAGTGTTGACGATCAACTGGCATTACTCTGGTTTGCCTACACCGAAATGGGTATTTCAATTACTCGCGCCGCCACAGGAGCCGCGCGCATGGTATTAGCGGAAGGTTTACTAGCCCAAATTAAGCAGATGCCTCCTGCCGCCCAAACGAAAGTTATGGAGGATCTTGCTAACCATGCCGACACTCCTATCAGCCGTTCCTATTCCTCTTTCAGTGTCAACACCAAGTTAGGTTTTTGGTATGAGTTAGGAGAATTGATGGCACAGGGAGTCGTCGCTCCCATCCCCCCTGGCTATCAAATGACTCCTGAAGCCGCAGCAGTTCTAGAAACTATCAAGAAACTCGATCCGGGTCAGCAAATCACAGTTTTGCGGAATACCGTCGTCAACATGGGATTCGATCCCGCTCTCAACGATTACGCAAAACCCGAAGATCCTTTGATGACACCAACGGATCTAGCTTCTCGTGCTAAGGTCAGCATTGATGGTATCAGTGCGCCTACGGTGCTGAACTATATTCAAAACATGAATGCATTTGACTTTGAGGCTGCTGTGGATCTCTTTGCTGAAAAGGGAGCATTGCAACCGCCCTTCCAGAAGCCAATTGTCGGTCGTGAAGCTATTTCTGCATATATGCGCGAAGAATGCCAGGGACTCAAGATGATGCCACAGAAGGGTGTATCTGAGAACATAGAAGATGGCTATACGCAGCATAAAGTTACAGGTAAAGTAGAAACACCTTGGTTCGGTGCCAGCGTTGGGATGAACATTGCGTGGCGGTTCTTACTAGATCCCCAAGGCAAAATTTTCTTCGTGGCGGTTGACTTACTGGCATCCCCCAAAGAACTACTAAACCTAACTCGTCAGTAG
- a CDS encoding DUF4089 domain-containing protein produces MTDDQIAEYVDLMANLIDLPLDPEYRPGVVANMVRIAQIAQVVTEFSIPNEIEAAPVFEP; encoded by the coding sequence ATGACCGATGACCAAATCGCTGAATATGTCGATCTAATGGCAAACTTAATCGATTTGCCACTAGATCCAGAATACCGTCCCGGTGTTGTGGCGAATATGGTTAGAATTGCCCAAATTGCTCAAGTCGTAACAGAATTTTCTATACCCAACGAAATTGAAGCTGCACCTGTATTTGAGCCATAA
- a CDS encoding four helix bundle protein: protein MPESIIQKKSFEFALEIIRLYQELQDRREYVLSKQLLRSGTSIGANVEEASAGQSRRDFLAKMSIASKEARETKYLLKLLQKSNLLDIDLTNELKQVNELINILTSIVKTTSENL, encoded by the coding sequence ATGCCAGAAAGCATTATTCAGAAGAAAAGTTTTGAGTTTGCGTTAGAAATTATTCGACTATATCAAGAACTTCAAGACCGAAGGGAGTATGTACTGTCCAAACAATTGCTGCGTAGCGGGACGAGTATTGGTGCGAATGTCGAGGAAGCAAGCGCAGGTCAAAGTCGAAGGGATTTCCTTGCGAAAATGTCTATCGCTTCCAAGGAAGCTAGGGAAACTAAGTATTTGCTAAAACTGCTGCAAAAGTCCAACCTTTTAGATATTGACTTGACAAATGAACTAAAACAGGTAAATGAACTCATTAATATTTTAACTTCAATCGTCAAGACAACCAGTGAGAACCTATGA
- a CDS encoding isopenicillin N synthase family oxygenase, translating into MVDIPVIDLGCFVSGDAYLCQNVAQEIYQACHEIGFMYLNNSGISPTLIEEIFIEMKQFFKLPFEVKNKVAWSDAVSNRGYVGVERERLDPDKPGDLKEAFNVGKEDNFTGDNSSIILNRWPAGQDKFRETVLEFYQACSKVADTILQAFAIALQLPESFFTLNHTEQNHTLRLLHYPPLNQIPLPGQVRAGEHTDYGTITLLFQDDVGGLEVCTAEGEWIAAPSIPGTIVVNTGDLMQRWTNHIFCSTKHRVMVPGDGKKERSRYSIAFFCHPNNDTQISCLESCQNADFSQLYPPISAGDYLLSRLQATY; encoded by the coding sequence ATGGTTGATATTCCCGTTATCGATTTGGGTTGTTTCGTCAGCGGTGATGCGTATTTGTGCCAAAATGTCGCCCAGGAAATTTATCAAGCTTGCCATGAAATTGGGTTTATGTACCTGAATAATTCGGGTATATCCCCAACTTTGATAGAAGAAATTTTTATTGAAATGAAGCAGTTTTTTAAGCTTCCCTTTGAGGTTAAAAACAAAGTTGCGTGGTCTGATGCAGTGAGTAACAGGGGATATGTTGGTGTTGAACGAGAACGCCTCGATCCGGATAAACCAGGCGATCTGAAAGAGGCATTTAATGTTGGGAAAGAAGACAATTTTACGGGAGATAATTCTTCTATAATTTTAAATCGCTGGCCTGCTGGACAAGACAAATTTCGCGAGACAGTTTTGGAGTTTTACCAAGCTTGTAGTAAAGTAGCCGACACAATTTTACAAGCATTTGCGATCGCTCTCCAATTGCCAGAGTCTTTTTTTACTCTAAATCATACCGAGCAAAACCACACTCTGCGCCTGCTGCACTATCCCCCACTCAATCAAATACCCCTACCGGGACAAGTGCGTGCGGGCGAACATACCGACTATGGTACTATCACCCTGTTGTTTCAAGATGACGTAGGAGGTTTGGAAGTTTGTACCGCAGAGGGTGAGTGGATTGCTGCACCCAGCATTCCCGGTACTATTGTTGTGAATACGGGTGATTTAATGCAGAGGTGGACTAACCATATATTTTGCTCGACAAAGCATAGAGTAATGGTTCCTGGGGATGGAAAAAAAGAGCGATCGCGGTATTCTATTGCCTTTTTTTGTCATCCTAATAACGATACGCAAATTAGCTGTTTAGAAAGTTGCCAAAACGCAGATTTTTCTCAACTTTATCCACCAATTTCAGCTGGTGATTATTTGCTCAGTCGATTGCAAGCAACATATTAA
- a CDS encoding diguanylate cyclase yields the protein MPHIVAAGLPPELPYWLQQRLGVVSVQVSHSCEQTLDELNAGSWELLLLDGSVISPTVAKLLEDAYSPLRQGERSVVYCLEKNLSCNLPRKLVGQILFHPLDWEELAGVVAEILSLSLSASLDLGLISNGENQEISVNDEQTNNLQSPIKLSVVESLDLTLSSKEENKKICIPDEQTNNLQSELHNPQSTIETSLQAEIAGLWETFKDKILLRVAVLEKAANAIIAGALNDELLSLAVDEAHKLAGSLGTFGFFQGCCLARDIEQLLRLKVTPGQAQGGRLAELVAALYLELEDTPAIEASEESSDRSPTRVGNKQPRLLIVEDDTELAQRLVMEAVSWGMHADSVYNLSTAREIIPNAQPDLVLLDLILSDATEERLKLLKELSCQTPPLPVIVLAYQDTLINQLEVAKLGGCAFLQKPVSPAQVMEAVTQVLKHDPTEEFNLVVVDDDPQILATIKILLQPWGLNLTTLDDPRRLWHTLEAATPDLLVLDVDMPHANGIELCQVIRNDPKWSSLPVLFLSSHTDPATVQRVFHVGADDFVNKPIAGPELVTRIFNRLERIRVLRSIAETDLLTGVSNRRKSTADLERCLSMSKRHKHPLCFAILDLDLFKQINDQYGHAAGDKVLQRLGKLLLKSFRSHDVVARWGGEEFVVGLYSITKAAAVKRLSQVLAKLREEEFAYTEGKKFHVTFSAGVVQYLEDGDDLQSLYKRADQVLYQAKAAGRNRVLGAE from the coding sequence ATGCCCCACATTGTAGCTGCTGGCTTGCCTCCAGAACTGCCATACTGGTTGCAGCAGCGCTTGGGTGTCGTGTCTGTGCAAGTAAGCCACAGTTGCGAACAAACCCTGGATGAACTAAACGCAGGTAGCTGGGAGTTGCTGCTCCTCGATGGTAGCGTCATCAGTCCGACTGTTGCAAAATTGTTAGAAGACGCTTATTCTCCACTCAGGCAAGGCGAACGATCGGTAGTGTACTGTCTGGAAAAGAATTTAAGTTGTAATTTACCCAGAAAGCTAGTCGGTCAAATTCTTTTCCACCCTTTAGACTGGGAAGAACTAGCTGGCGTTGTAGCAGAAATTCTAAGTTTGTCTTTATCCGCATCACTTGATTTGGGATTGATTTCTAATGGTGAAAACCAAGAAATATCGGTTAATGATGAGCAAACTAATAATTTGCAATCTCCAATCAAATTGTCTGTAGTCGAATCGCTTGATTTAACATTGAGTTCTAAGGAGGAAAACAAAAAAATATGCATTCCTGATGAGCAAACTAATAATCTGCAATCCGAACTCCACAATCCACAATCCACAATCGAAACTTCTCTCCAGGCGGAAATCGCAGGACTTTGGGAAACTTTTAAAGATAAAATACTGCTTCGAGTCGCCGTTTTAGAAAAAGCGGCAAATGCTATAATTGCAGGCGCTCTTAATGATGAATTGCTGAGTCTTGCGGTAGATGAGGCTCATAAATTAGCGGGTTCTTTAGGGACTTTTGGCTTTTTTCAGGGTTGCTGTCTAGCACGGGATATAGAACAATTACTGCGACTTAAAGTTACTCCCGGACAAGCTCAAGGAGGGCGTCTGGCTGAACTTGTGGCGGCTTTATATTTGGAATTAGAGGATACTCCAGCTATAGAAGCGTCTGAAGAAAGTAGCGATCGCTCGCCAACCCGTGTGGGAAATAAGCAGCCCCGATTATTAATAGTAGAAGATGATACAGAACTAGCTCAACGCTTAGTTATGGAGGCGGTTTCTTGGGGAATGCACGCCGACAGCGTTTACAATTTATCAACCGCTAGAGAAATAATTCCCAACGCACAGCCCGATCTAGTGTTGCTTGACTTGATATTGTCCGACGCCACCGAAGAGAGGCTGAAACTACTTAAAGAACTCTCCTGCCAAACTCCGCCCTTACCAGTCATAGTTTTGGCATACCAAGATACTTTAATCAACCAACTAGAAGTCGCCAAACTGGGCGGATGTGCTTTTTTACAGAAGCCAGTGTCTCCAGCTCAAGTAATGGAGGCAGTTACGCAGGTATTAAAGCACGATCCCACAGAGGAGTTCAACCTAGTGGTGGTGGACGACGACCCCCAGATACTCGCCACTATCAAAATTTTATTGCAGCCTTGGGGACTGAACCTGACGACCCTCGACGACCCGCGACGGCTGTGGCATACCTTGGAAGCAGCGACACCAGATCTCCTAGTTTTGGATGTGGATATGCCCCACGCCAACGGTATAGAACTGTGTCAGGTCATCCGCAACGACCCAAAATGGAGCAGTCTGCCCGTGCTTTTTCTTTCCAGTCACACCGACCCAGCAACAGTGCAGCGGGTGTTTCATGTAGGTGCTGATGATTTTGTAAACAAGCCGATTGCAGGGCCAGAATTGGTGACGCGCATTTTCAACCGCTTGGAGCGAATCCGAGTCTTGCGGAGTATTGCAGAAACCGATCTTTTGACTGGAGTATCGAATCGGCGCAAGTCAACTGCCGATTTAGAGCGGTGTTTGAGTATGTCTAAGCGTCACAAGCATCCCTTGTGTTTTGCAATTTTAGATTTAGATCTGTTTAAGCAAATCAACGACCAGTACGGTCATGCTGCTGGGGATAAAGTGTTGCAGCGATTGGGGAAATTGTTGCTAAAAAGTTTCCGCAGCCATGATGTTGTGGCTCGTTGGGGTGGCGAGGAGTTTGTGGTTGGTCTGTATAGCATAACTAAGGCTGCGGCGGTGAAGCGGCTGAGTCAGGTATTAGCAAAGTTACGCGAAGAGGAGTTTGCTTATACAGAGGGCAAAAAGTTTCATGTTACTTTTAGTGCTGGCGTAGTTCAGTATCTTGAAGATGGCGATGATTTGCAATCTCTATATAAAAGAGCAGATCAAGTGCTTTATCAAGCGAAAGCAGCAGGACGGAATCGCGTCTTAGGTGCGGAGTAA
- a CDS encoding ureidoglycolate lyase: MSQSILLRQLQAEWITPERFRPYGQLISASVDGKIYDAEDAQLNLHNGIPRFYIMRLHHKGRKFHAITRHIQCTQCLGSLEGKDWLIAVAPPNKDSDQPELEEIAAFRIPGNCFIKLEAGTWHAGPYFEHDFVDFYNLELSDTNVVDHFTHNFRKSHQLEFEIFS, encoded by the coding sequence ATGAGTCAATCAATCTTATTGAGACAATTACAGGCTGAGTGGATTACACCAGAAAGATTCCGGCCTTACGGTCAGCTAATCTCTGCAAGTGTTGACGGCAAGATCTACGATGCAGAGGATGCCCAGTTAAATCTCCATAATGGGATTCCGCGTTTCTATATTATGCGGTTGCACCACAAAGGCCGCAAGTTCCACGCAATAACGCGCCATATCCAATGCACTCAATGTCTGGGTTCTCTGGAAGGCAAAGACTGGTTAATTGCGGTTGCACCTCCTAATAAGGATAGTGACCAACCGGAGTTAGAGGAAATTGCAGCTTTCCGCATTCCGGGGAATTGCTTTATTAAGTTAGAGGCTGGTACTTGGCACGCTGGGCCATATTTCGAGCATGACTTTGTGGATTTCTACAATCTGGAACTCAGCGATACGAATGTGGTTGACCATTTCACGCACAATTTTCGTAAAAGCCATCAGCTAGAGTTCGAGATTTTCAGCTAA